In a genomic window of Variovorax paradoxus:
- a CDS encoding iron ABC transporter permease yields MGASPRAAAPRNPASEAAARRTQRWIRAWVLLGFAAYLLLPWYAIQDATWYEAIPQVFGGAEGANGLMQVALQGRVWLFVGLAGLAVCAVGAWLPPGRAQGRWLLAGGAGGALGLALAGFAIGARGWAFAALEARFGELGINQFGIGAGGFVALCALVLLAAFGIARLGRFKGDLFVAASVLGCGVLMALFIAYPVSRALSGAFLDEDGRVSMAAFLARVFTERIWGLGCLAGGVRCGVAWNTLVLALLTAAGTTFLGTLMALMAERGSRRGQGALRVLALLPIITPPFVVGLGLILLFGRAGIVNQVLESVFGIEPTRWFYGMPGVLVAQLFAFTPIAFMIMRGVVQGIAPSLEEAAQMLRADRRRAFFTITLPLLKPGLANAFLVGFIESIADFGNPVVVGGQFSVLSTDIFFAIVGAQYDQGRAASLAWVLTLFALGVFALQRGLLGKQNYTTVSGKGDAGIPMALPDGVRRTIHGIALPWIAFTAVVYLFAFAGGFVQTWGRDYSFTLQHFKTAFALEWGQFGLVWAGTAWNSLLTTLKLAGISAPITAALGLLIAWLLARNEFKGQGAFEFGALLAFAIPGTVLGVSYILAFNVPPFELTGTGLIIVLCFMFRNLPVGVRAGTAAFKQLDRSLDEASLMLRASTSQTLFKVVLPLLKPALVAALVYSFVRAMTTVSAVIFLVTAENELATTYIIGRVGNGDYGIALAYCTVLMILMSLAIALVQWVVGERRLGRRGTAPGHQGHHKMEGLA; encoded by the coding sequence ATCGGGGCCTCGCCCCGTGCGGCGGCCCCGCGCAATCCGGCGTCGGAGGCCGCGGCGCGGCGCACCCAGCGCTGGATCCGTGCCTGGGTGCTGCTGGGCTTCGCGGCCTACCTGCTGCTGCCCTGGTATGCGATCCAGGACGCGACCTGGTACGAGGCCATTCCGCAGGTCTTCGGCGGCGCCGAGGGCGCCAACGGTCTGATGCAGGTCGCCTTGCAGGGGCGCGTCTGGCTGTTCGTCGGGCTGGCGGGCCTCGCCGTCTGCGCCGTCGGCGCCTGGCTGCCGCCGGGCCGCGCGCAGGGCCGCTGGCTTTTGGCCGGCGGCGCGGGCGGTGCCCTCGGGCTCGCGCTCGCGGGCTTCGCGATCGGCGCGCGTGGCTGGGCTTTCGCGGCGCTCGAGGCGCGCTTCGGCGAGCTCGGCATCAACCAGTTCGGCATCGGCGCCGGCGGCTTCGTGGCGCTGTGCGCGCTGGTGCTGCTCGCGGCCTTCGGCATCGCGCGGCTCGGCCGCTTCAAGGGCGACCTGTTCGTGGCCGCCTCGGTGCTGGGCTGCGGCGTGCTGATGGCGCTGTTCATCGCCTACCCCGTGAGCCGCGCGCTGTCGGGCGCCTTCCTCGACGAGGACGGCCGCGTATCGATGGCCGCCTTCCTCGCGCGCGTCTTCACCGAACGCATCTGGGGCCTGGGCTGCCTCGCGGGCGGCGTGCGCTGCGGCGTGGCCTGGAACACGCTGGTGCTGGCGCTGCTCACGGCCGCGGGCACCACCTTCCTGGGCACGCTGATGGCGCTGATGGCCGAGCGCGGCAGCCGGCGCGGGCAGGGCGCGCTGCGGGTACTGGCGCTGCTGCCGATCATCACGCCGCCGTTCGTGGTGGGCCTCGGCCTGATCCTGCTGTTCGGCCGCGCGGGCATCGTCAACCAGGTGCTCGAGAGCGTGTTCGGCATCGAACCCACGCGCTGGTTCTACGGCATGCCCGGCGTGCTGGTGGCGCAGCTGTTCGCCTTCACGCCGATCGCCTTCATGATCATGCGCGGCGTGGTGCAGGGCATCGCGCCCAGCCTCGAGGAAGCCGCGCAGATGCTGCGCGCCGACCGGCGCCGCGCCTTCTTCACCATCACGCTGCCGCTGCTCAAGCCCGGGCTCGCCAATGCCTTCCTGGTGGGCTTTATCGAGAGCATCGCCGACTTCGGCAACCCGGTGGTGGTGGGCGGCCAGTTCTCGGTGCTGTCGACCGACATCTTCTTCGCCATCGTCGGAGCGCAGTACGACCAGGGCCGCGCGGCCTCGCTGGCCTGGGTGCTCACCCTGTTCGCGCTCGGCGTGTTCGCGCTGCAGCGTGGGCTGCTCGGCAAGCAGAACTACACCACCGTCAGCGGCAAGGGCGACGCCGGCATCCCGATGGCGCTGCCCGACGGCGTGCGCCGCACCATCCACGGCATCGCGCTGCCCTGGATCGCCTTCACCGCGGTGGTCTACCTGTTCGCCTTCGCGGGCGGCTTCGTGCAGACCTGGGGACGCGACTACAGCTTCACGCTGCAGCACTTCAAGACCGCGTTCGCGCTCGAATGGGGGCAGTTCGGGCTGGTGTGGGCCGGCACCGCGTGGAACTCGCTGCTGACCACGCTCAAGCTGGCCGGCATCTCGGCGCCGATCACCGCGGCGCTGGGCCTGCTGATCGCCTGGCTGCTGGCGCGCAACGAGTTCAAGGGGCAGGGCGCGTTCGAGTTCGGCGCGCTGCTGGCCTTCGCGATCCCGGGTACGGTGCTCGGCGTGAGCTACATCCTGGCCTTCAACGTGCCGCCGTTCGAGCTCACGGGCACCGGGCTCATCATCGTGCTGTGCTTCATGTTCCGCAACCTGCCGGTGGGCGTGCGCGCGGGCACCGCGGCCTTCAAGCAGCTCGACCGCTCGCTCGACGAGGCCTCGCTGATGCTGCGCGCCTCGACCTCGCAGACGCTGTTCAAGGTGGTGCTGCCGCTGCTCAAGCCGGCGCTGGTGGCGGCGCTGGTCTACAGCTTCGTGCGCGCGATGACGACCGTGAGCGCCGTGATCTTCCTGGTCACGGCCGAGAACGAACTGGCCACCACCTACATCATCGGCCGCGTCGGCAACGGCGACTACGGCATCGCGCTGGCCTACTGCACGGTGCTGATGATCCTGATGTCGCTCGCGATCGCGCTGGTGCAATGGGTGGTGGGCGAACGCAGGCTGGGACGGCGCGGCACGGCACCCGGGCACCAGGGGCATCACAAGATGGAGGGGCTGGCATGA
- a CDS encoding ABC transporter ATP-binding protein — MSTGIEFRDVTKRYGADRNGPLAVKGISFEVPEGTLTTILGPSGCGKTTTLRMIAGLESPTSGAIFMGGRDVTTLGPAERNVSMMFQSYALFPHMDVIGNVGYGLRMSGVKKDEATARAREALRGVGLVGFDQRLPSELSGGQQQRVALARALVLEPAVLLFDEPLSNLDARLRREMREEIRSLQQRLKLTVAYVTHDQSEALAVSDQIIVMDHGVIAQRGTPEQLYGRPESEFVAGFMGEAMVFPAVAGADGDVTLGPLRLRPRHAVAPGAVKVAVRPEAWRIGEASAADTGLPATLKKVAYLGSFYEYGFDTPLGAVFVVSTDLSNPLAAGAQTRLSLGAHGVSVV, encoded by the coding sequence ATGAGTACTGGGATCGAGTTTCGCGACGTCACCAAGCGCTACGGCGCCGACAGGAACGGGCCGCTCGCGGTCAAGGGCATCAGCTTCGAGGTGCCCGAGGGCACGCTGACCACCATCCTCGGCCCCTCGGGCTGCGGCAAGACCACCACCTTGCGCATGATCGCGGGGCTCGAGTCGCCGACCTCGGGCGCGATCTTCATGGGCGGGCGCGACGTCACCACGCTCGGGCCTGCCGAGCGCAACGTCAGCATGATGTTCCAGAGCTATGCGCTGTTTCCGCACATGGACGTGATCGGCAACGTGGGCTACGGCCTGCGCATGAGCGGCGTGAAGAAGGACGAGGCCACGGCGCGTGCGCGCGAGGCGCTGCGCGGCGTGGGCCTGGTGGGCTTCGACCAGCGGCTGCCCAGCGAGCTCTCGGGCGGCCAGCAGCAGCGCGTGGCGCTGGCGCGCGCGCTGGTGCTCGAGCCCGCGGTGCTGCTGTTCGACGAGCCGCTGTCGAACCTCGACGCGCGGCTGCGGCGCGAGATGCGCGAGGAGATCCGCTCGCTGCAGCAGCGGCTCAAGCTCACGGTGGCCTACGTCACCCACGACCAGAGCGAGGCGCTGGCCGTGAGCGACCAGATCATCGTGATGGACCACGGCGTGATCGCCCAGCGCGGCACGCCCGAGCAGCTCTACGGCCGGCCCGAGAGCGAGTTCGTCGCGGGCTTCATGGGCGAGGCGATGGTGTTCCCGGCCGTGGCCGGTGCCGACGGCGACGTCACGCTCGGGCCGCTGCGGCTGCGGCCGCGCCATGCGGTGGCGCCGGGCGCGGTCAAGGTCGCGGTGCGGCCCGAGGCCTGGCGCATCGGCGAGGCCTCGGCGGCCGACACCGGCCTGCCGGCCACGCTGAAGAAGGTGGCCTACCTCGGCAGCTTCTACGAGTACGGTTTCGACACGCCGCTGGGCGCGGTCTTCGTGGTCTCGACCGACCTGTCGAACCCGCTGGCCGCGGGTGCGCAGACCCGGCTCTCGCTGGGGGCGCATGGCGTCAGCGTGGTGTAG
- a CDS encoding HAD family phosphatase has protein sequence MNVVFDLGAVLFTWEPTRLVQAHLAEHAPTESAAAALGRALFHHDDWTSFDCGTRTLEESVARMAARLALPADRLLAMLDGLGERLAPIDVTVALLEELFERREAGEPLKLYYLSNMPAPYARAIVARHGFMRRFDGGVFSGDVKFLKPHREIYELLAVRHALAAEQTVFIDDSAPNVEAARAFGWHAIHCTAPATLATQLSRYLPVRSTLSMSKPRLPA, from the coding sequence ATGAACGTGGTTTTCGATCTTGGCGCCGTGCTCTTCACCTGGGAGCCCACACGGCTGGTCCAGGCCCATCTGGCGGAGCATGCGCCCACTGAATCCGCCGCCGCGGCCCTGGGCCGCGCGCTTTTCCATCATGACGACTGGACCAGCTTCGATTGCGGCACCCGCACGCTCGAGGAATCCGTCGCGCGCATGGCGGCGCGTCTCGCGCTGCCGGCCGACCGCCTGCTGGCCATGCTCGACGGACTCGGCGAACGGCTGGCGCCGATCGATGTCACGGTGGCGCTGCTCGAGGAGCTGTTCGAGCGCCGCGAGGCCGGCGAGCCGCTGAAGCTCTACTACCTCTCGAACATGCCCGCGCCCTATGCGCGCGCGATCGTGGCGCGCCACGGCTTCATGCGGCGTTTCGACGGCGGCGTGTTCTCGGGCGACGTGAAGTTCCTGAAGCCCCATCGCGAGATCTACGAACTGCTCGCGGTGCGCCATGCGCTGGCGGCGGAGCAGACGGTGTTCATCGACGATTCGGCGCCCAACGTGGAAGCCGCGCGCGCCTTCGGCTGGCACGCGATCCACTGCACCGCGCCGGCCACGCTCGCGACCCAGCTCTCGCGCTACCTGCCGGTGCGCTCGACCTTGTCGATGTCGAAGCCCAGGCTGCCCGCGTAG
- a CDS encoding lipocalin family protein: MQRRLPPAASTDLAPFDDRRTSAAIGTLATAFVIGGAAAWLALDAARRSRVRLAGPADGAPLMRAPLQVVAPVDLHRYAGLWHEQARLPNRFQKSCAGPVTAQYTPRPDGTIEVLNRCERADGNFEESLGTARVVPVAGQPGAGRLEVRFAPSWLAWLPVVWGDYWILKLDRDYQVALVGTPNREYLWVLSRAPCLDDATLQAELDYAGSLGFDIDKVERTGR, translated from the coding sequence ATGCAGCGCAGACTTCCTCCCGCAGCCTCCACCGACCTCGCCCCCTTCGACGACCGCCGCACCAGCGCCGCCATCGGCACGCTGGCCACGGCCTTCGTGATCGGCGGCGCGGCGGCCTGGCTCGCGCTGGATGCCGCGCGCCGCTCGCGCGTGCGGCTGGCCGGTCCGGCCGATGGCGCGCCGCTGATGCGCGCGCCGCTGCAGGTGGTGGCACCCGTGGACCTGCACCGCTACGCCGGCCTGTGGCATGAACAGGCGCGGCTGCCCAACCGCTTCCAGAAATCCTGCGCCGGCCCGGTCACGGCCCAGTACACGCCGCGCCCTGACGGCACGATCGAGGTGCTCAACCGCTGCGAGCGCGCCGACGGCAATTTCGAGGAATCGCTGGGCACCGCGCGCGTGGTGCCGGTGGCGGGCCAGCCCGGCGCGGGCCGGCTCGAGGTGCGCTTCGCGCCCTCGTGGCTGGCCTGGCTGCCGGTGGTGTGGGGCGACTACTGGATCCTGAAGCTGGACCGCGACTACCAGGTGGCGCTGGTCGGCACGCCGAACCGCGAGTACCTGTGGGTGCTGTCGCGCGCGCCCTGCCTGGACGACGCGACCCTGCAGGCCGAGCTCGACTACGCGGGCAGCCTGGGCTTCGACATCGACAAGGTCGAGCGCACCGGCAGGTAG
- the tal gene encoding transaldolase yields the protein MNQLDALRQWTTVVADTGDFKQLSASKPQDATTNPSLILKAVQKAEYRPLLDEGVKKHAGKPLDEVIDRLLVRFGTEILSIIPGRVSTEVDARLSFDTAATVARGERITALYKAEGIDTEKRLLIKVASTWEGIEAARQLESKGIRTNLTLLFSFAQAVACGAAGVQLISPFVGRIYDWYKKSEGAKWDEAANAGANDPGVKSVRQIFEYYKANGIKTEVMGASFRNVGQIKALAGCDLLTISPELLAELAASNEPLEHALDAKAAAKGKAEKIAYDEAGFRFALNEDAMATEKLAEGIRAFAADAIKLEKLMQESGR from the coding sequence ATGAACCAACTCGATGCACTCCGTCAATGGACCACCGTGGTCGCCGACACCGGCGACTTCAAGCAGCTCAGCGCCTCCAAGCCGCAGGACGCGACCACCAATCCGTCGCTGATCCTCAAGGCGGTGCAGAAGGCCGAGTACCGGCCGCTGCTCGACGAGGGCGTGAAGAAGCATGCGGGCAAGCCGCTCGACGAAGTCATCGACCGCCTGCTGGTGCGCTTCGGCACCGAGATCCTTTCGATCATCCCGGGCCGCGTCTCCACCGAGGTCGATGCGCGTCTGTCCTTCGACACCGCCGCCACCGTGGCGCGCGGCGAGCGCATCACGGCGCTCTACAAGGCCGAGGGCATCGACACCGAGAAGCGGCTGCTGATCAAGGTCGCCTCCACCTGGGAAGGCATCGAGGCCGCGCGCCAGCTCGAGAGCAAGGGCATCCGCACCAACCTCACGCTGCTGTTCTCGTTCGCGCAGGCCGTGGCCTGCGGCGCGGCCGGCGTGCAGCTGATCTCGCCCTTCGTCGGCCGCATCTACGACTGGTACAAGAAGTCCGAGGGCGCCAAGTGGGACGAGGCCGCCAATGCCGGCGCCAACGACCCCGGCGTGAAGTCGGTGCGCCAGATCTTCGAGTACTACAAGGCCAACGGCATCAAGACCGAGGTGATGGGCGCGAGCTTCCGCAACGTGGGCCAGATCAAGGCGCTCGCCGGCTGCGACCTGCTGACCATCAGCCCCGAACTGCTGGCCGAACTGGCCGCGAGCAACGAGCCGCTCGAGCATGCGCTCGACGCCAAGGCCGCCGCCAAGGGCAAGGCCGAGAAGATCGCCTACGACGAGGCCGGCTTCCGCTTCGCGCTCAACGAGGACGCGATGGCCACCGAGAAGCTCGCCGAGGGCATCCGCGCCTTCGCGGCCGACGCGATCAAGCTCGAGAAGCTGATGCAGGAAAGCGGCCGCTGA
- the pgi gene encoding glucose-6-phosphate isomerase — protein MATPLRCDRAPAWAQLQSYFETAGRQFDLRHAFVDDAERFARFSQEAPHLFADLSKNLLDTRVEELLFALARECGLEAHRDAMFAGEHINNTEDRAVLHTLLRAPADATAGKTAAQLREVHETLDAMLAYAEKVRGDHTITDVVNIGIGGSDLGPQMAVLALAEFAAPGKHFHFVSNVDGHELDGVLEGLAPEHTLFLIASKTFTTAETMTNAQSAKRWYEQSGGNDIAGHFAALTTNVEAANKFGIETTFGFWDWVGGRYSLWSAIGLPIALAIGAEGFRRLLAGAHAMDEHFRTASLAKNLPMRLGLLDVWYRNFHRFTSRCIAPYHSALKRLPAYLQQLEMESNGKQVDATGAALPPGLGTSPVLWGEPGTNGQHAYFQMLHQGTDVIPLEFLAVRDASHDLEGHHPKLLANALAQAQALMVGKLDAGGHKNFPGNRPSSFFVFEKLTPEALGAFIALYEHRVFTSGALWGINSFDQWGVELGKVLAKDIEPRLASGDITGLDASTAGLLQRLSPPAQ, from the coding sequence ATGGCGACCCCGCTTCGCTGCGACCGCGCGCCGGCCTGGGCGCAGCTGCAGTCCTATTTCGAGACCGCGGGCCGCCAGTTCGACCTGCGCCATGCCTTCGTCGACGACGCCGAGCGCTTCGCGCGCTTCAGCCAGGAGGCGCCGCACCTGTTCGCCGACCTGTCGAAGAACCTGCTCGACACGCGCGTGGAGGAGCTGCTGTTCGCGCTCGCGCGCGAGTGCGGCCTCGAGGCGCACCGCGATGCGATGTTCGCGGGCGAGCACATCAACAACACCGAAGACCGCGCGGTGCTGCACACGCTGCTGCGCGCGCCGGCCGATGCCACGGCCGGCAAGACCGCGGCGCAGCTGCGCGAGGTGCACGAAACGCTCGACGCCATGCTCGCCTACGCCGAGAAGGTGCGCGGCGACCACACCATCACCGACGTGGTCAACATCGGCATCGGCGGCTCCGACCTCGGTCCGCAGATGGCGGTGCTGGCGCTCGCGGAGTTCGCGGCGCCGGGCAAGCACTTCCACTTCGTCTCGAACGTCGACGGCCACGAGCTCGACGGCGTGCTCGAGGGCCTCGCGCCCGAGCACACGCTGTTCCTGATCGCCTCGAAGACCTTCACCACGGCCGAGACGATGACCAACGCGCAGTCCGCGAAGCGCTGGTACGAGCAGTCGGGCGGCAACGACATCGCGGGCCACTTCGCGGCGCTCACCACCAACGTGGAAGCGGCCAACAAGTTCGGCATCGAGACCACCTTCGGCTTCTGGGACTGGGTGGGCGGGCGCTATTCGCTGTGGTCGGCCATCGGCCTGCCGATCGCGCTGGCCATCGGCGCCGAGGGCTTCCGTCGGCTGCTCGCGGGCGCGCATGCGATGGACGAGCACTTCCGCACCGCGTCGCTCGCGAAGAACCTGCCGATGCGCCTGGGCCTGCTCGACGTCTGGTATCGCAACTTCCACCGCTTCACGAGCCGCTGCATCGCGCCGTATCACAGCGCACTGAAGCGGCTGCCGGCCTACCTGCAGCAGCTCGAGATGGAGAGCAACGGCAAGCAGGTCGACGCGACCGGTGCCGCGCTGCCGCCGGGCCTGGGCACTTCGCCCGTGCTCTGGGGCGAGCCGGGCACCAACGGCCAGCATGCCTACTTCCAGATGCTGCACCAGGGCACCGACGTGATCCCGCTGGAGTTCCTCGCGGTGCGCGATGCCTCGCACGACCTCGAGGGCCACCATCCGAAGCTGCTGGCCAACGCGCTCGCGCAGGCGCAGGCGCTGATGGTGGGCAAGCTCGACGCGGGCGGCCACAAGAACTTCCCGGGCAACCGACCCAGCAGCTTCTTCGTGTTCGAGAAGCTCACGCCCGAGGCGCTCGGCGCCTTCATCGCGCTGTACGAGCACCGCGTGTTCACCAGCGGCGCGCTGTGGGGCATCAACAGCTTCGACCAGTGGGGCGTGGAGCTCGGCAAGGTGCTCGCGAAGGACATCGAGCCGCGTCTCGCCTCGGGCGACATCACCGGGCTCGATGCCTCGACCGCGGGGCTGCTGCAGCGCCTGAGTCCGCCCGCGCAGTGA
- a CDS encoding DUF805 domain-containing protein produces MDFQTAVKTCFQKYTDFSGRASRSEFWWFILAEVVVLIVASLIHQIVYLVAALGFLLPVLAAGSRRLHDIGKSGWFQLLMIIPLINLVLIYFFVQPSQPEANAYGQPPGA; encoded by the coding sequence ATGGATTTTCAAACAGCGGTCAAGACCTGCTTTCAGAAGTACACGGATTTCAGTGGGCGCGCCTCGCGCTCCGAGTTCTGGTGGTTCATATTGGCCGAGGTGGTCGTGCTGATCGTCGCCAGCCTCATCCACCAGATCGTCTACCTGGTCGCCGCGCTGGGCTTCCTGCTGCCCGTGCTGGCCGCGGGCTCGCGCCGCCTGCACGACATCGGCAAGAGCGGCTGGTTCCAGCTGCTGATGATCATTCCGCTGATCAACCTCGTGCTGATCTATTTCTTCGTGCAGCCCAGCCAGCCCGAGGCCAATGCCTACGGCCAGCCGCCGGGTGCCTGA
- a CDS encoding 4-hydroxythreonine-4-phosphate dehydrogenase PdxA, giving the protein MSTPSKIPTVTSAKPRIAVLLGDPSGVGPEMAVKLLARQRNLDAARVLLIADPVVLAAGERIAGAKLDPLAAESLDTLRFEDGRPSLLACDWMDGAEPVLGESNEASGRASFEALELATAAVRRGQVDAILFAPLNKHSLRLGGLMHEDELRYMQARFAVPGFVCEFNLTGALWTSRVTSHIPLKDVASHITGEGVRDAVKIIAAALRQSGVAQPRIAVSGLNPHAGDGGSIGMEEIEIIGPAIEKLRAEGYDARGPFSPDTVFIGARRGDVDAVVSMYHDQGQIAMKLMGFEQGVTLHGGLPVPVATSASGSAFDIAGQGIAQIEGLQQAFDLCLRMASGAPVRAAATAEA; this is encoded by the coding sequence ATGTCCACTCCTTCGAAGATTCCGACCGTGACCTCCGCCAAGCCCCGTATCGCCGTGCTGCTCGGCGACCCCAGCGGGGTCGGCCCCGAGATGGCGGTCAAGCTGCTCGCGCGCCAGCGCAACCTCGACGCCGCGCGCGTGCTGCTGATCGCCGACCCGGTGGTGCTGGCCGCGGGCGAGCGCATCGCCGGCGCGAAGCTCGATCCGCTCGCGGCCGAGAGCCTCGACACGCTGCGCTTCGAGGACGGCCGGCCCTCGCTGCTGGCCTGCGACTGGATGGACGGTGCCGAGCCGGTGCTCGGCGAATCGAACGAGGCCTCGGGCCGTGCCTCCTTCGAGGCGCTCGAGCTCGCGACCGCGGCCGTGCGCCGCGGCCAGGTCGACGCGATCCTGTTCGCGCCGCTCAACAAGCATTCGCTGCGCCTGGGCGGCCTGATGCACGAGGACGAGCTGCGCTACATGCAGGCGCGCTTCGCGGTGCCGGGCTTCGTCTGCGAGTTCAACCTCACGGGGGCGCTGTGGACCTCGCGCGTGACCTCGCACATTCCGCTGAAGGACGTGGCGAGCCACATCACCGGTGAAGGCGTGCGCGACGCGGTGAAGATCATCGCCGCGGCGCTGCGCCAGTCGGGCGTGGCGCAGCCGCGCATCGCGGTCTCGGGGCTCAACCCGCATGCCGGCGACGGCGGCTCGATCGGCATGGAGGAGATCGAGATCATCGGCCCGGCCATCGAAAAGCTGCGCGCCGAGGGCTACGACGCGCGCGGCCCGTTCTCGCCCGACACGGTGTTCATCGGCGCGCGGCGCGGCGACGTCGACGCGGTGGTCTCGATGTACCACGACCAGGGCCAGATCGCGATGAAGCTCATGGGCTTCGAGCAGGGCGTGACCCTGCACGGCGGCCTGCCCGTGCCCGTGGCCACCTCGGCCAGCGGCAGCGCCTTCGACATCGCGGGCCAGGGCATCGCGCAGATCGAGGGCCTGCAGCAGGCCTTCGACCTATGCCTGCGCATGGCCAGCGGTGCGCCGGTGCGCGCGGCCGCGACGGCCGAGGCCTGA
- a CDS encoding tripartite tricarboxylate transporter substrate binding protein yields MRPFSPAFRQRCAGAFAATLVLACGLAAAQTAPAYPDKPLRIMVGASPGGGTDILARVLADKLSPALKQPVVVENRPGASNTIAGELTARAPADGATLLLATNTAQAVAPHILKLKYDPLKDLQPLGLVAVMPNVLVVSASSPYKSVKDLLAAMAAKPGGFKYASSGIGSTQHVGGEAFNLATGMKSVHVPYKGSSQAHIDIISGEVEMMFDSTSSAMGQIKAGKFRALAVSAPQRSPELPDVPTLAEQGVKGADVSTWYGLYVTAGTPRPAVERLSAELARSLQLPDVQARIKALGGEPGNLIGEPFAAMNRQEFEHYGQLVRAANIKAE; encoded by the coding sequence ATGCGCCCCTTTTCCCCGGCCTTCCGGCAGCGCTGCGCCGGCGCCTTCGCCGCCACGCTCGTGCTGGCCTGCGGCCTCGCCGCCGCCCAGACCGCGCCCGCCTACCCCGACAAGCCGCTGCGCATCATGGTCGGCGCCTCGCCGGGCGGCGGCACCGACATCCTCGCGCGCGTGCTGGCCGACAAGCTCTCGCCCGCGCTCAAGCAGCCGGTGGTGGTCGAGAACCGGCCCGGTGCCTCCAACACCATCGCGGGCGAGCTCACGGCACGCGCGCCGGCCGACGGCGCCACGCTGCTCCTGGCCACCAACACCGCGCAGGCGGTGGCGCCGCACATCCTCAAGCTCAAGTACGACCCGCTGAAAGACCTGCAGCCGCTGGGCCTGGTGGCCGTGATGCCCAACGTGCTGGTGGTGTCGGCCAGCTCGCCCTACAAGTCGGTGAAGGACCTGCTGGCCGCGATGGCGGCCAAGCCCGGCGGTTTCAAGTACGCCTCCTCGGGCATCGGCAGCACCCAGCACGTGGGCGGCGAGGCCTTCAACCTGGCCACCGGCATGAAGTCGGTGCACGTGCCCTACAAGGGCAGCTCGCAGGCGCACATCGACATCATCTCGGGCGAGGTCGAGATGATGTTCGACAGCACCTCCTCGGCCATGGGCCAGATCAAGGCCGGCAAGTTCCGCGCGCTGGCCGTGAGCGCGCCGCAGCGCTCGCCCGAACTGCCCGACGTGCCCACGCTGGCCGAACAGGGCGTCAAGGGCGCCGACGTCTCGACCTGGTACGGCCTCTACGTGACGGCCGGCACACCGCGCCCGGCCGTCGAGCGCCTGAGCGCCGAGCTGGCGCGCAGCCTGCAGCTGCCCGACGTGCAGGCCCGCATCAAGGCCCTGGGCGGCGAGCCCGGCAACCTGATCGGCGAACCCTTCGCGGCCATGAACCGGCAGGAGTTCGAGCACTACGGCCAGCTCGTGCGCGCCGCCAACATCAAGGCCGAATGA
- a CDS encoding LysR family transcriptional regulator, whose amino-acid sequence MLQVRPRQLLLLVRLDAHRHLGRAAEAMNISQPAATKLLQQLEDSLGEKLFERLARGMEPTPYGEILVRYAHRVVSDFGSAREEMLALRSGLSGALRVGSVPGAVPELLAPALVEYRRRHPQVAVSVVVETSDVMQAQLEQGEVDLVLGRLTDGHDESRYASVPLLGESQVVVVRGGHPAFEREGLTLADLAAWQWVLQPPGSPQRGRFEAAMREAGVQARLDILETASPIAITALLESSDMAAVMPASQARHYARLGLLRVVPIELPVRVPPICLVTREDRALSPAAAQFRRQLLGTG is encoded by the coding sequence ATGCTGCAGGTGCGCCCGCGCCAATTGCTGCTGCTGGTGCGCCTCGACGCCCACCGCCACCTGGGCCGCGCGGCCGAGGCCATGAACATCAGCCAGCCCGCGGCCACCAAGCTGCTGCAGCAGCTCGAGGATTCGCTCGGCGAGAAGCTGTTCGAGCGGCTGGCGCGCGGCATGGAGCCCACGCCCTACGGCGAGATCCTGGTGCGCTACGCCCACCGCGTGGTCAGCGACTTCGGCAGCGCGCGCGAGGAGATGCTGGCGCTGCGCTCCGGCCTCAGCGGCGCGCTGCGCGTGGGCAGCGTGCCGGGCGCGGTGCCCGAGCTGCTGGCGCCGGCGCTGGTCGAGTACCGCCGGCGCCATCCGCAGGTGGCGGTGTCGGTGGTGGTCGAGACCAGCGACGTGATGCAGGCCCAGCTCGAGCAGGGCGAGGTCGACCTGGTGCTGGGCCGGCTCACCGACGGGCACGACGAGTCGCGCTACGCCAGCGTGCCGCTGCTCGGCGAATCGCAGGTGGTGGTGGTGCGCGGCGGCCATCCGGCCTTCGAGCGCGAGGGACTCACGCTGGCCGACCTGGCGGCCTGGCAATGGGTGCTGCAGCCCCCGGGCTCGCCGCAGCGCGGGCGCTTCGAGGCCGCCATGCGCGAGGCCGGCGTGCAGGCGCGGCTCGACATCCTCGAAACGGCCTCGCCGATCGCCATCACCGCGCTGCTCGAGAGCTCGGACATGGCGGCCGTCATGCCCGCCTCGCAGGCCCGGCACTACGCGCGGCTGGGCCTGCTGCGGGTGGTGCCGATCGAGTTGCCGGTGCGCGTGCCGCCGATCTGCCTGGTCACGCGCGAGGACCGGGCGCTCTCGCCCGCGGCGGCCCAGTTCCGGCGGCAGCTGCTGGGCACCGGTTGA